From the genome of Streptomyces sp. V1I1, one region includes:
- a CDS encoding AAA family ATPase — translation MAAVWVGREEHVGMVRTLLDAAVAGRGGSALVEGEPGAGKTRLLEEALSAAEGVGCGVRHGSGDELWQGYPLRAVLDCLYGDGAAGDRGRGEIVGLLNGDGADTPTTETSLMAAMDRLLAQVDEICAERPLVVALDDLQWADDASLLMWQRLTKAAPRLPLLLVASCRPVPRRRELDRLRAGLVERGTLPVRLGPLTPEESERFVESLAGAPPGPRLRGRVGLAGGNPRYIEELVSGLLAEGAIDIVGGRAELTTPDGGRGHLCSLADRIGFLTPSSYETLRQAALLGVEFDAGQLAVVLGRTTRQLLDALGESIAAGLLSDTGDRLRFRHEVIREALYADIPGSVRSALHHDTARALADAGASAPVVAGQLRGVSGPMTGWAVRWLVEHAGTLNAQSPVLAAELIERAIEQGWPTDADRPVLEERLAEAATLLRRPQSAGLVRTMRDRTQDPARRAVLGFMLSSALMVQGDMAQALKATEEALAEPGLSVAWHIRLVACRVLCHADLDRLDAARAEGEDAVAAAERLGDPLAEAEARHAMAYVYYRLGREREALRHGAQGIARARQIPAAADIRLLMLANVAEGHDRLDEPEDTEQALDEARTLARRVGSTGRLVGMEARSAEFHFRRGRWDCAAGHLERAAELKVLDGWVPVLVHGMHALILGHRDQRAAALRHLERVEPDALAAGTAVLRDAGHLLLARALLAERDGRPRDALRVLLPVLSDEYAAGMVHERHWLLPEVVRLALESGDAGSAEAAVAACEAEAAKAPEYPGPRTAAIRCRGLFAQDPAPLAQALAYYEGGSWPLLLGQTLEDLAVAQAWHGDLVASRISLDRAVEAYGGLGAQWDIARAEARLRTLGVRRGSRATRRRATSGWESLTPAELKVALLVAQGRSNPEIASELFLSRRTVQTHVSHILGKLQMRSRTEVAREAALQAAGE, via the coding sequence ATGGCCGCCGTGTGGGTCGGTCGGGAAGAGCACGTCGGCATGGTGCGCACATTGCTCGACGCGGCTGTGGCAGGGCGCGGCGGCTCGGCGCTCGTGGAGGGCGAGCCGGGCGCCGGCAAGACCCGGCTCCTGGAGGAAGCGCTCTCAGCGGCGGAGGGGGTCGGCTGTGGCGTCCGGCACGGCAGCGGCGACGAGCTGTGGCAGGGCTACCCTCTCCGGGCGGTGCTCGACTGTCTCTACGGTGACGGCGCCGCCGGGGACCGCGGCCGCGGCGAGATCGTCGGACTGCTGAACGGCGACGGTGCCGACACACCGACCACAGAGACATCACTGATGGCGGCCATGGACCGGCTGCTCGCCCAGGTCGACGAGATCTGCGCCGAGCGTCCGCTCGTCGTCGCACTCGACGATCTGCAGTGGGCCGACGACGCCAGCCTGCTGATGTGGCAGCGCCTCACCAAGGCCGCACCGCGGCTGCCATTGCTCCTGGTGGCCTCCTGCCGGCCGGTGCCCAGGCGCCGCGAACTCGACCGGCTGCGCGCCGGGTTGGTCGAGCGCGGCACTCTTCCCGTCCGCCTCGGCCCCCTCACGCCCGAGGAGTCGGAGCGCTTCGTGGAGAGCCTGGCCGGCGCGCCGCCGGGGCCCAGACTGCGCGGCCGCGTGGGGCTCGCGGGCGGAAACCCGCGCTACATCGAGGAGTTGGTGAGCGGCCTGCTGGCCGAGGGGGCCATCGACATCGTGGGCGGGCGGGCCGAGCTCACCACCCCCGACGGGGGACGTGGCCATCTGTGTTCCCTGGCGGACAGGATCGGCTTCCTGACGCCGTCCTCGTACGAAACACTCCGTCAGGCCGCGCTCCTAGGCGTGGAGTTCGACGCCGGCCAGCTCGCTGTCGTACTCGGCCGGACCACCCGCCAGCTCCTGGACGCCTTGGGCGAATCCATTGCCGCCGGGCTGCTGAGCGACACCGGTGACCGGCTGCGCTTTCGCCACGAGGTGATCCGGGAGGCGCTGTACGCCGACATTCCCGGCTCGGTGCGGTCGGCGCTGCATCACGACACCGCGCGGGCCCTGGCCGACGCCGGAGCCTCTGCGCCCGTCGTCGCCGGGCAGCTGCGGGGAGTGTCGGGCCCGATGACGGGGTGGGCGGTGCGCTGGCTCGTGGAGCACGCCGGGACCCTCAACGCCCAGTCGCCGGTTCTCGCGGCCGAGTTGATCGAGCGGGCCATCGAGCAGGGCTGGCCCACCGACGCAGACCGCCCCGTCCTCGAAGAGCGCCTCGCCGAGGCGGCGACGCTGCTGCGCCGCCCCCAGTCGGCCGGTCTCGTGCGCACCATGCGCGACCGTACGCAGGACCCGGCGCGCCGGGCGGTCCTCGGCTTCATGCTGAGCTCGGCGCTGATGGTGCAGGGAGACATGGCCCAGGCGCTGAAGGCAACCGAGGAGGCTCTGGCGGAGCCCGGACTCTCCGTCGCCTGGCACATCAGACTCGTGGCCTGCCGGGTGCTCTGCCACGCGGACCTGGACCGGCTCGACGCGGCGCGCGCCGAGGGTGAGGATGCGGTCGCGGCGGCGGAGCGCCTCGGGGACCCGCTCGCCGAGGCCGAGGCGCGCCATGCGATGGCGTACGTGTACTACCGGCTCGGCCGGGAGCGGGAGGCCCTCCGCCACGGCGCGCAGGGCATCGCCCGGGCGCGGCAGATTCCGGCCGCCGCGGACATCCGCCTGCTGATGCTCGCCAACGTCGCGGAGGGACACGACAGGCTCGACGAGCCGGAAGACACGGAGCAGGCTCTCGACGAGGCGCGGACCCTGGCCCGGCGCGTGGGCTCCACGGGCCGGCTCGTCGGCATGGAGGCGCGCTCCGCCGAATTCCACTTCCGGCGTGGACGCTGGGACTGCGCGGCCGGGCATCTGGAGCGGGCCGCCGAACTGAAGGTCTTGGACGGGTGGGTTCCAGTGCTGGTCCACGGCATGCACGCGCTGATCCTCGGCCACCGCGATCAGCGCGCAGCGGCCCTGCGCCATCTGGAGCGGGTGGAGCCGGACGCTCTGGCCGCCGGCACGGCGGTGCTCCGCGACGCAGGCCATCTGTTGCTGGCCCGGGCGCTGCTGGCGGAGCGCGACGGCCGCCCGCGGGACGCGTTGCGGGTGCTGCTGCCCGTGCTGTCCGACGAGTACGCGGCCGGCATGGTCCATGAACGCCACTGGCTGCTGCCCGAAGTGGTCCGACTCGCCCTGGAGTCGGGGGACGCCGGGAGCGCCGAGGCCGCGGTCGCGGCCTGCGAGGCGGAGGCGGCGAAGGCACCCGAATACCCGGGCCCGAGGACCGCGGCGATCCGCTGCCGGGGCCTGTTCGCCCAGGATCCCGCGCCTCTCGCGCAGGCGCTCGCGTACTACGAGGGCGGCTCATGGCCGCTGCTGCTGGGCCAGACGCTGGAGGATCTCGCGGTGGCGCAGGCCTGGCACGGCGACCTCGTGGCATCGCGGATCAGTCTGGACCGGGCCGTGGAGGCGTACGGCGGCCTCGGCGCCCAGTGGGACATCGCCAGGGCCGAGGCGCGGCTGCGCACGCTGGGGGTGCGCAGGGGCAGCCGTGCGACACGCCGCAGGGCCACCAGCGGCTGGGAGTCGCTCACCCCCGCCGAGCTGAAGGTCGCGCTGCTGGTCGCGCAGGGGCGGTCCAACCCGGAGATCGCCTCCGAGCTGTTCCTGTCCCGCCGGACCGTCCAGACCCATGTGTCGCACATCCTGGGCAAGCTGCAGATGCGGTCGCGCACCGAGGTGGCGAGGGAGGCCGCACTGCAGGCCGCGGGGGAGTGA
- a CDS encoding sensor histidine kinase translates to MTGMGMAALAAAGAVLLTAGIALGRLTARRVVKSDLDLGTPVERATFLTLHTASLAAPPLRAGLTEDTARKAARRLRSLLGTEALCLTDRESVLAWDGPGADHHEQRVMVRVAEMLDSGRSQSVHTECEELECPLRWAVIAPLTGEEGVLGALVAYGSRESAVLVRAATEVARWVSVQLELAELDRSRTRLIEAEIRALRAQISPHFIFNSLAAIASFVRTDPERARELLLEFADFTRYSFRRHGEFTNLADELRSIEQYLALAGARFGDRLKVTLQVAPEVLPVTLPFLCLQPLVENAVKHGLEDSKSECRVMIAARDAGAEAMVTIEDDGVGMDPDVLRGILAGERTPSSGIGLSNVDERLRQVYGDDHGLVIETGAGAGMKITIRIPKYRAGVHSSAGRRSTD, encoded by the coding sequence ATGACCGGGATGGGAATGGCCGCGCTGGCAGCGGCCGGAGCGGTACTGCTCACGGCCGGAATCGCGCTCGGCAGGCTGACGGCACGGCGCGTCGTCAAGTCCGACCTCGACCTGGGCACGCCCGTCGAACGGGCCACCTTCCTCACCCTGCACACCGCATCGCTCGCCGCGCCCCCACTGCGCGCCGGCCTCACCGAAGACACCGCGCGCAAGGCCGCCCGGCGGCTGCGCTCGCTCCTGGGCACCGAGGCGCTCTGCCTCACCGACCGCGAATCCGTCCTCGCCTGGGACGGTCCCGGCGCCGACCACCACGAGCAGCGCGTGATGGTGCGCGTCGCCGAAATGCTGGACTCCGGGCGCAGCCAGAGCGTGCACACCGAGTGCGAGGAGCTGGAGTGCCCGCTGCGCTGGGCCGTGATCGCCCCGCTGACGGGCGAGGAGGGCGTGCTCGGCGCGCTCGTCGCCTACGGCTCGCGGGAGTCGGCCGTCCTGGTGCGGGCCGCGACCGAGGTGGCCCGCTGGGTCTCCGTACAGCTGGAACTGGCCGAGCTCGACCGGTCCCGCACCCGGCTCATCGAGGCGGAGATCCGGGCACTGCGCGCCCAGATATCGCCGCACTTCATCTTCAACTCGCTTGCCGCGATCGCCTCCTTCGTCCGCACCGACCCCGAGCGGGCGCGTGAACTACTCCTGGAATTCGCCGACTTCACCCGCTACTCCTTCCGCAGGCACGGTGAGTTCACCAACCTCGCCGACGAGCTGCGCTCCATCGAGCAGTACCTGGCGCTGGCCGGGGCCCGCTTCGGAGACCGGCTCAAGGTGACCCTCCAAGTCGCGCCGGAAGTGCTGCCGGTGACGCTGCCGTTCCTGTGTCTGCAGCCGCTCGTCGAGAACGCCGTCAAGCACGGCCTGGAGGACTCGAAGAGCGAATGCCGCGTCATGATCGCGGCGCGGGATGCCGGCGCCGAGGCGATGGTGACCATCGAGGACGACGGCGTGGGCATGGACCCGGACGTGCTGCGCGGAATCCTCGCGGGGGAGCGGACGCCGTCGTCGGGCATCGGCCTGTCCAACGTCGACGAACGGCTGCGCCAGGTGTACGGGGACGATCACGGGCTCGTCATCGAGACAGGCGCCGGCGCGGGCATGAAGATCACCATCCGGATCCCCAAGTACCGGGCGGGCGTGCACTCCTCCGCGGGCCGCCGGTCCACGGACTGA
- a CDS encoding cation acetate symporter, which produces MNQTYAVTAVTVVVLATVLIGALGLRISRTTSDFYVASRTVKPGLNAAAISGEYLSAASFLGIAGLVLLQGPDMLWYPVGYTAGYLVLLVLVAAPLRRSGAYTLSDFAEARLESAAVRRLASLFVVGIGWLYLLPQLQGAGLTLEILTGAPDWVGGLVVAFVVTGAVAAGGMRSITFVQAFQYWLKLTALLVPALFLVAAWAGDDTPRARFDAPAVFREHTAVRIDDTVRVDLDEPLTLTVTGDVDDTRYEDRKITLDKGTHRIEAGTKLGFPQGAAVPERASSGTDPASWSQPLSGGRDGYHLYATYGLILATFLGTMGLPHVAVRFYTSPNGRAARRTTLVVLGLIGAFYLLPPVYGALGRIYAPELSLTGDADAAVLVLPERMVGGIAGDLLGALLAGGAFAAFLSTASGLAMSVAGVITQDVLPSRGVRHFRLATLLAMAVPLAVSVVATNVPVADAVGLAFAVSASSFCPLLVLGIWWRRLTPPGAAAGLVVGGGAALTAVMATRAGLAPEGWAHTLMAWPAVWSVPVGFLTMVLVSLATPSHIPPGATAILARLHLPEDLVGRPQPEGAER; this is translated from the coding sequence GTGAACCAGACCTACGCGGTGACGGCTGTCACCGTCGTGGTGCTCGCCACCGTGCTCATCGGCGCGCTCGGCCTGCGCATATCCCGCACCACCTCCGACTTCTACGTCGCCTCCCGCACCGTGAAGCCCGGCCTCAACGCCGCCGCCATCAGCGGCGAGTACCTCTCCGCCGCCTCCTTCCTCGGCATAGCCGGGCTGGTCCTCCTGCAGGGCCCGGACATGCTCTGGTACCCGGTCGGTTACACCGCCGGCTATCTCGTCCTGCTGGTGCTGGTCGCCGCCCCGCTGCGCCGCTCGGGGGCGTACACCCTCTCCGACTTCGCCGAGGCCCGCCTGGAGTCCGCCGCCGTGCGCAGGCTCGCCAGCCTCTTCGTCGTCGGCATCGGCTGGCTCTATCTGCTGCCCCAACTACAGGGCGCCGGCCTCACCCTGGAGATCCTCACCGGCGCACCCGACTGGGTGGGCGGCCTCGTCGTCGCCTTTGTCGTCACCGGGGCCGTCGCGGCGGGCGGCATGCGCAGCATCACCTTCGTGCAGGCATTCCAGTACTGGCTCAAGCTCACCGCCCTGCTGGTGCCCGCGCTGTTCCTGGTCGCGGCCTGGGCCGGCGACGACACTCCCCGGGCACGCTTCGACGCGCCCGCGGTCTTCCGCGAGCACACCGCCGTACGCATCGACGACACCGTCCGCGTCGATCTCGACGAGCCGCTGACCCTCACCGTCACCGGCGACGTCGACGACACACGGTACGAGGACCGGAAGATCACTCTCGACAAGGGCACCCACCGCATCGAGGCCGGGACGAAACTTGGCTTTCCGCAGGGCGCCGCAGTGCCCGAACGGGCCTCGTCGGGCACCGATCCGGCCAGCTGGTCCCAGCCGCTCTCCGGCGGCCGGGACGGCTACCACCTGTACGCGACGTACGGACTGATCCTCGCCACCTTCCTCGGCACGATGGGGCTTCCGCATGTCGCCGTCCGCTTCTACACCAGCCCCAACGGACGTGCCGCGCGGCGCACCACCCTCGTCGTCCTCGGGCTGATCGGCGCGTTCTATCTGCTGCCGCCCGTCTACGGCGCGCTCGGGCGGATCTACGCGCCCGAACTCTCCCTGACCGGTGACGCGGACGCGGCCGTGCTCGTGCTGCCGGAGCGCATGGTCGGCGGAATAGCGGGGGACCTGCTCGGGGCGCTGCTGGCGGGCGGCGCGTTCGCCGCGTTCTTGTCCACCGCGTCCGGGCTGGCCATGTCCGTCGCCGGAGTCATCACTCAGGACGTGCTGCCCTCACGCGGCGTGCGGCACTTCCGCCTCGCGACCCTCCTCGCCATGGCGGTGCCGCTCGCCGTCAGCGTCGTGGCCACCAATGTGCCTGTCGCCGACGCGGTGGGGCTGGCCTTCGCTGTCTCGGCGTCCTCCTTCTGCCCGCTGCTGGTGCTCGGCATCTGGTGGCGAAGACTCACCCCGCCGGGTGCCGCCGCCGGGCTCGTCGTCGGCGGCGGGGCGGCGCTCACCGCGGTGATGGCAACCCGCGCGGGCCTCGCGCCCGAAGGCTGGGCGCACACCCTGATGGCCTGGCCCGCAGTGTGGTCGGTACCCGTCGGCTTTCTGACCATGGTGCTGGTCTCGCTGGCCACGCCCAGCCACATACCTCCCGGCGCCACCGCCATCCTCGCGCGGCTGCACCTGCCGGAAGATCTCGTCGGCAGGCCGCAGCCCGAAGGAGCGGAACGATGA
- a CDS encoding LytTR family DNA-binding domain-containing protein gives MLRVLAVDDEKPALEELLYLLRSDSRIKSAEGATDATEALRRIGRALDAGPDGDDGIDVVFLDIHMAGLTGLDVAKLLAGFARPPLIVFVTAHEGFAVQAFDLKAVDYVLKPVRRERLAEAVRRVRDLVVSAREPRQPDPAGPAVHTPVPSPPPAVALHAPGGTAAEQIPVELGGVTRFVPIDDIAYVEAQGDYARLHTEDGSHLVRIPLSTLEERWASRGFVRIHRSHLVALARIDELRLDAGTTTVRVGSAELAVSRRHARQLRELLMRHARG, from the coding sequence ATGCTGCGCGTACTGGCTGTCGACGACGAGAAACCGGCACTCGAAGAGCTGCTCTACCTCCTGCGCTCCGACTCCCGCATCAAGAGCGCCGAAGGAGCCACGGACGCGACCGAGGCACTGCGCCGCATCGGCCGTGCGCTGGACGCGGGCCCGGACGGGGACGACGGCATCGACGTCGTCTTCCTCGACATCCACATGGCCGGTCTCACCGGTCTCGACGTCGCCAAGCTGCTCGCCGGATTCGCCCGGCCGCCGCTGATCGTGTTCGTCACCGCCCACGAGGGCTTCGCCGTCCAGGCCTTCGACCTCAAGGCCGTCGACTACGTCCTCAAGCCGGTGCGCAGGGAGCGGCTGGCCGAAGCCGTACGCCGGGTCCGTGACCTGGTCGTCTCGGCGCGCGAGCCCCGGCAGCCCGACCCGGCGGGCCCCGCGGTGCACACCCCCGTACCCAGCCCCCCACCGGCCGTCGCGCTGCATGCCCCAGGGGGGACCGCGGCCGAGCAGATACCGGTCGAACTCGGCGGTGTCACACGGTTCGTACCGATCGACGACATCGCCTACGTGGAGGCCCAGGGGGACTACGCCAGGCTGCACACCGAGGACGGGAGCCACCTGGTGCGCATCCCGCTGTCCACCCTTGAGGAGCGCTGGGCGTCGCGCGGGTTCGTACGCATACACCGCAGCCATCTCGTCGCCCTCGCCCGTATCGACGAACTGCGCCTGGACGCCGGGACGACCACCGTCCGGGTCGGCTCCGCCGAGCTCGCCGTCAGCCGCCGTCATGCGCGCCAGCTGCGCGAACTGCTGATGCGGCACGCCAGGGGCTGA
- a CDS encoding zf-HC2 domain-containing protein codes for MTGGETGTSMIVPHPDSAHVELLLGAYVLGALGRAEDTRVSGHLQVCDPCRIAYLDMADAPALLAMFSEDDLLDGPDDLDDLDGPDGLGEQTP; via the coding sequence GTGACAGGTGGAGAGACGGGGACCAGCATGATCGTGCCGCACCCCGACAGCGCCCATGTGGAACTGCTGCTCGGCGCGTATGTCCTCGGTGCGCTCGGCCGTGCCGAGGACACCCGGGTCTCCGGCCACCTGCAGGTCTGCGACCCGTGCCGGATCGCCTACCTCGACATGGCCGACGCCCCCGCGCTGCTGGCGATGTTCTCCGAGGACGATCTGCTCGACGGGCCCGACGATCTCGACGATCTCGACGGGCCCGACGGGCTCGGCGAGCAGACGCCATAG
- a CDS encoding zf-HC2 domain-containing protein, translating to MSLQQRHRDVAAYALGVLEPADAFRFEEHLADCVMCTVQLSDFASAATSLAELAGPDRIVVRPSGRLLDRLTDEVDAVRRRGRRRRLKLVAAAAALIVALPAAAVALEDAGSGNPALIVAKDSTTGVTAAAATQERAWGTAVALRLSGLKGPGACRLVAIGRDGIEHPVLTWAVPAGGYGIPGSPGHEDPLDIEGGTDLPSGEIGRWEVRTLDGQPLISLKG from the coding sequence ATGAGCTTGCAGCAGCGGCACCGGGACGTGGCCGCCTATGCGCTGGGCGTCCTGGAGCCCGCGGACGCGTTCCGGTTCGAGGAGCATCTGGCGGACTGTGTGATGTGCACGGTACAGCTCTCCGACTTCGCCTCGGCCGCCACGTCCCTGGCCGAGCTCGCGGGACCCGACCGGATCGTGGTCCGTCCCAGCGGGCGACTGCTCGACCGGCTGACGGACGAGGTCGACGCGGTGCGGCGGCGGGGCCGCAGGCGTCGGCTGAAGCTGGTCGCGGCGGCCGCGGCTCTGATCGTCGCCCTGCCCGCCGCGGCGGTGGCGCTCGAGGACGCCGGGAGCGGGAACCCCGCCCTGATCGTGGCGAAGGATTCCACGACGGGCGTCACTGCGGCCGCCGCGACGCAGGAGCGGGCCTGGGGCACGGCGGTCGCGCTGCGTCTGTCGGGTCTCAAGGGGCCTGGCGCCTGCCGTCTTGTCGCCATCGGCAGGGACGGCATCGAACACCCGGTCCTCACCTGGGCGGTGCCGGCCGGTGGCTACGGGATCCCGGGTTCTCCGGGGCACGAGGACCCGCTGGACATCGAGGGGGGCACGGACCTGCCGAGCGGCGAGATCGGCCGCTGGGAGGTTCGCACCCTCGACGGACAGCCTCTGATCTCCCTCAAGGGGTAG
- a CDS encoding Fpg/Nei family DNA glycosylase, protein MPELPEVEALREFLNTHLVGQEIVRVLPLAISVLKTYDPPLTAVEGAEVTAVNRHGKWLDISVGPLHLVTHLARAGWLQWKDEFPAAPPRPGKGPLALRTVLASGGGFDLTEAGTTKRLAVHLVRDPAEVPGIARLGPDPLADGFDRDAFAALLAGERRQIKGALRDQGLIAGIGNAYSDEILHAAKMSPFKPVQNLSEDEITALYEALRSTLRDAVERSRGVAAGRLKAEKKSGLRVHGRTGQPCPVCGDTIREVSFSDSSLQYCPTCQTGGKPLADRRLSRLLK, encoded by the coding sequence ATGCCGGAGCTGCCCGAAGTCGAAGCGCTGAGAGAGTTCCTCAACACCCACCTGGTGGGGCAGGAGATCGTCCGCGTCCTGCCGCTGGCGATCAGCGTCCTGAAGACGTACGACCCGCCGCTGACCGCCGTCGAGGGCGCCGAGGTCACCGCCGTGAACCGGCACGGGAAGTGGCTCGACATCAGCGTCGGCCCACTCCATCTGGTCACCCACCTCGCCCGGGCGGGCTGGCTCCAGTGGAAGGACGAGTTCCCGGCCGCGCCACCACGGCCCGGCAAAGGCCCGCTCGCCCTGCGTACCGTCCTCGCCTCGGGCGGCGGCTTCGACCTCACCGAAGCGGGCACCACCAAGCGTCTCGCCGTCCATCTCGTACGTGACCCGGCCGAGGTCCCCGGCATCGCCCGTCTCGGCCCCGATCCGCTCGCCGACGGCTTCGACCGTGACGCCTTCGCCGCGCTGCTGGCCGGGGAACGGCGGCAGATCAAAGGCGCGCTGCGCGACCAGGGCCTGATCGCCGGCATCGGCAACGCGTACAGCGACGAGATCCTGCATGCCGCGAAGATGTCGCCCTTCAAGCCGGTGCAGAACCTGAGCGAGGACGAAATCACCGCCCTGTACGAGGCCCTGCGCTCCACGCTGCGTGACGCCGTCGAGCGCTCGCGCGGAGTCGCCGCCGGCCGGCTCAAGGCCGAGAAGAAGAGCGGTCTGCGCGTCCACGGCCGCACCGGTCAGCCGTGCCCCGTCTGCGGCGACACCATCCGCGAGGTCTCCTTCAGCGACTCCTCGCTGCAGTACTGCCCCACCTGCCAGACCGGCGGCAAGCCGCTCGCCGACCGCAGACTCTCCCGCCTGCTGAAGTAG
- a CDS encoding amidohydrolase produces MAIIDAHHHVWDLSGRDQDWITGPDLAPIRRSFSLDDLVPEARAAGVHATVLVQTVTVAEETPEFLAIADGSDLVAGVVGWTDLTAPGIADMLAALRELPGGDRLVGVRHQVQGEPDPAWLLRPDVLRGLAAVASAGLVYDLVVLPHQLPAATEAAARLPELTFVLDHLGKPPIASRELEPWASAVRALAARPNTVCKLSGMVTEAAWSTWTTPDLAPYADTVLDAFGPGRLMFGSDWPVCRLAASYAEVVAAARALTHRLAEDERRAVFETTAGRVYGLPPRGESQ; encoded by the coding sequence ATGGCGATCATCGACGCCCACCACCATGTGTGGGACCTCTCCGGACGGGACCAGGACTGGATCACCGGCCCCGACCTGGCCCCCATCCGGCGCAGCTTCTCCCTCGACGATCTCGTCCCCGAGGCCCGCGCCGCGGGCGTACACGCCACCGTCCTCGTCCAGACGGTCACCGTCGCCGAAGAGACCCCGGAATTCCTCGCCATCGCCGACGGCAGCGACCTCGTCGCGGGCGTCGTCGGCTGGACCGACCTCACCGCCCCCGGCATCGCCGACATGCTCGCGGCCCTGCGTGAACTCCCGGGCGGGGACCGCCTCGTCGGCGTCCGCCACCAGGTCCAGGGCGAGCCCGACCCCGCCTGGCTGCTCCGCCCCGATGTTCTGCGCGGCCTCGCCGCCGTCGCGTCGGCCGGACTCGTCTACGACCTCGTGGTGCTGCCGCACCAGCTGCCCGCGGCCACCGAGGCGGCGGCCAGGCTGCCCGAGCTCACCTTCGTACTCGACCATCTCGGCAAGCCACCCATCGCCTCCAGGGAGCTGGAGCCCTGGGCGAGCGCCGTGCGCGCACTCGCGGCCAGGCCCAACACCGTCTGCAAGCTCTCCGGGATGGTCACCGAGGCGGCCTGGTCCACCTGGACCACTCCCGATCTGGCCCCGTACGCCGATACGGTCCTCGACGCCTTCGGCCCCGGCCGGCTGATGTTCGGCTCCGACTGGCCGGTCTGTCGGCTCGCCGCGAGCTACGCCGAGGTGGTCGCCGCCGCCCGCGCGCTGACCCATCGGCTGGCCGAGGACGAACGCCGCGCCGTCTTCGAGACCACCGCGGGCCGCGTCTACGGACTGCCCCCGCGCGGTGAATCTCAGTGA
- a CDS encoding L-rhamnose mutarotase: protein MRVALHTTVRADRIDEYEAAHREVPNELTAAIRGAGVTSWTIWRSGTDLFHLLECADYGQLLAALEKLPVNIAWQARMAELLDVVHDYSADGAEAGLPVVWEL, encoded by the coding sequence ATGAGAGTCGCCCTGCACACGACGGTTCGCGCCGACCGCATCGACGAGTACGAAGCGGCGCACCGCGAAGTCCCCAACGAGCTCACCGCCGCGATCCGCGGCGCCGGTGTCACCTCCTGGACCATCTGGCGCAGCGGCACCGACCTCTTCCACCTCCTCGAGTGCGCCGACTACGGCCAACTGCTCGCCGCACTCGAGAAACTCCCCGTCAACATCGCCTGGCAGGCCCGGATGGCCGAGCTCCTCGATGTGGTGCACGACTACTCCGCGGACGGTGCCGAAGCCGGACTGCCCGTCGTCTGGGAGCTGTGA
- a CDS encoding aldo/keto reductase, with protein MRRSTLGRSAVEITELSFGAAGIGNLYTPVEPVAAAAAVDAAWDAGIRTFDTAPHYGLGLSERRLGEALRTRPRDAYTLSTKAGRLLEPCPPDGDDLASGFAVPADHRRVWDFSADGVLRSIEESLLRLGLDRIDIVYLHDPDEHEEAAFRHGYPALERLRAEGVVGAIGAGMNQAPMLTRFLRDTDVDAVLCAGRYTLLDQSALAELLPEAAARGKSVVVGGIFNSGLLADPRPGATYDYTAAPDDILQRALRLKAVAERHGVPLRAAALHYPLAHPAVAGALVGARSADEVRDAADMLALAVPPALWDELRAEGLLPKDGDAREHRDGRNDGDARKDGDA; from the coding sequence ATGCGACGGAGCACGCTCGGACGCAGCGCGGTCGAGATCACCGAACTGTCCTTCGGGGCCGCCGGAATCGGCAATCTCTACACCCCCGTGGAGCCCGTTGCCGCCGCGGCGGCGGTCGACGCCGCCTGGGACGCGGGCATCCGGACCTTCGACACCGCGCCGCACTACGGGCTCGGCCTGTCCGAACGCAGACTGGGCGAGGCCCTGCGCACCCGTCCCCGCGACGCGTACACCCTCTCCACCAAGGCCGGGCGGCTGCTCGAACCCTGCCCGCCCGACGGAGACGACCTCGCAAGCGGCTTCGCCGTTCCCGCCGACCACCGTCGCGTATGGGACTTCAGCGCGGACGGCGTACTGCGCAGCATCGAGGAGAGCCTCCTGCGGCTCGGCCTCGACCGGATCGACATCGTCTATCTGCACGACCCGGACGAGCACGAGGAAGCCGCCTTCCGCCACGGCTACCCGGCGTTGGAGCGGCTGCGGGCCGAAGGCGTCGTCGGCGCGATCGGCGCCGGCATGAACCAGGCGCCGATGCTCACCCGTTTCCTCCGCGACACCGACGTCGACGCCGTCCTGTGCGCCGGCCGCTACACCCTCCTGGACCAGAGCGCGCTCGCCGAGCTGCTGCCCGAAGCCGCCGCCCGCGGCAAAAGCGTTGTCGTCGGAGGAATCTTCAACTCCGGGTTGCTCGCCGATCCGCGCCCGGGGGCCACGTACGACTACACCGCCGCGCCGGACGACATCCTGCAGCGGGCTCTGCGGCTCAAGGCCGTCGCCGAACGCCACGGCGTACCGCTGCGCGCCGCCGCCCTCCACTATCCGCTCGCCCATCCGGCCGTCGCGGGCGCCCTGGTCGGCGCGCGCTCAGCCGATGAAGTACGGGACGCGGCCGACATGCTCGCTCTGGCCGTCCCGCCCGCGCTCTGGGACGAACTGCGCGCCGAAGGACTGCTGCCGAAGGACGGGGATGCCCGAGAGCACAGGGACGGCCGAAACGACGGGGACGCTCGAAAGGACGGGGACGCCTGA